The following proteins are co-located in the Peromyscus eremicus chromosome 13, PerEre_H2_v1, whole genome shotgun sequence genome:
- the Asnsd1 gene encoding asparagine synthetase domain-containing protein 1: MCGICCSVGFSVEHFSKELKEDLLDNLRRRGPNSSKQLLKSTVNYQCLFSGHVLHLRGILTAQPVEDESGNVFLWNGEVFNGVQVEAEDNDTQVMFSSLSACKNESDILSLFSKVQGPWSFIYYQASSHYLWFGRDFFGRRSLLWHFSNLGKTFCLSSVGAQISGLTDQWQEVPASGIFQIDLNSAAVSRCVTLKLYPWKYVSTENVIEECVNDPTQTPAELPSFVSVVANEDKLYLSKPIAPLNKRLPQASLQTHCRNSSSVPHTRETLEIFLRDEHTKKVVHQFIDVLNVAVKRRVLCLAREENLASEEVLKTCNNKANIAILFSGGIDSMVIAALADRHIPLDEPIDLLNVAFVTKQKTGSSVPTVGRKQQNHHEIPSEESSQGAAVAKGPDDAEVPDRVTGKAGLKELQSVNPCRTWNFVEINVPLEELQKLRRARICHLVHPLDTVLDDSIGCAVWFASRGIGWLVTQDAVRAYKSCAKVILTGIGADEQLAGYSRHRVRFQSLGLEGLNEEVAMELGRISSRNLGRDDRVIGDHGKEARFPFLDENVVSFLNSLPIWEKVDLTLPRGVGEKLILRLAAVELGLTASALLPKRAMQFGSRIAKLEKINEKASDKCGRLQILP; the protein is encoded by the exons ATGTGTGGCATTTGCTGTTCTGTAGGCTTCTCTGTTGAGCACTTCAGTAAAGAGTTAAAAGAGGATTTGCTGGACAATCTTAGACGACGGGGCCCCAATAGTAGCAAGCAGTTGCTAAAATCTACTGTTAACTATCAGTGTTTATTTTCTGGTCATGTTCTTCATTTGAGAGGTATTTTGACTGCCCAGCCTGTGGAAGATGAAAGCGGCAATGTGTTCTTATGGAATGGAGAAGTTTTTAACGGAGTACAGGTTGAAGCAGAAGACAATGACACTCAAGTTATGTTCAGTAGCCTTTCTGCCTGTAAGAATGAATCTGATATTTTGTCACTCTTCTCTAAAGTCCAAGGTCCTTGGTCTTTTATATATTATCAAGCCTCTAGCCATTACTTATGGTTCGGTAGAGACTTTTTTGGCCGTCGTAGCTTGCTTTGGCATTTTAGTAATCTGGGCAAGACTTTCTGCCTCTCTTCAGTTGGTGCCCAGATATCTGGGCTTACAGACCAGTGGCAAGAAGTTCCAGCATCTGGAATTTTCCAGATTGATCTCAATTCTGCTGCTGTTTCTAGATGTGTGACTTTAAAATTATATCCTTGGAAATATGTTTCTACGGAGAATGTTATTGAAGAATGTGTTAATGACCCGACTCAGACTCCAGCAGAATTGCCATCATTTGTGTCAGTGGTAGCAAATGAAGACAAACTGTATCTTTCAAAACCTATTGCTCCCTTGAATAAGAGGCTGCCTCAAGCTTCATTGCAAACTCATTGTAGGAACAGTTCCAGTGTTCCACATACAAGAGAGACACTTGAGATATTTCTTAGAGatgaacacacaaaaaaagtagtCCATCAATTTATTGATGTCCTGAATGTTGCAGTCAAGAGACGCGTCTTATGTTTAGCTAGGGAGGAAAACCTGGCATCAGAGGAAGTTTTGAAAACTTGTAATAACAAAGCGAACATTGCAATCCTCTTTTCTGGAGGCATTGATTCCATGGTGATCGCAGCCCTTGCTGATCGTCATATTCCTTTAGATGAGCCAATTGATCTTCTGAATGTGGCTTTTGTGACTAAACAAAAGACTGGGTCAAGTGTTCCTACTGTaggaagaaaacagcaaaacCATCATGAGATCCCTTCTGAAGAGTCCTCTCAGGGTGCTGCAGTGGCTAAGGGTCCTGATGATGCCGAGGTGCCAGACCGAGTCACAGGAAAAGCAGGACTAAAGGAACTACAGTCTGTCAACCCTTGTCGAACTTGGAATTTTGTTGAAATTAATGTTCCTCTTGAAGAACTACAGAAACTAAGAAGAGCTCGAATATGTCACTTAGTTCATCCCTTGGACACAGTTCTGGATGATAGCATTGGCTGTGCTGTCTGGTTTGCTTCTAGAGGAATCGGTTGGTTAGTGACTCAGGATGCTGTGAGAGCTTACAAGAGCTGTGCAAAG GTGATTCTCACGGGAATCGGTGCAGATGAGCAGCTGGCAGGTTACTCCCGTCATCGTGTCCGCTTTCAGTCTCTTGGTCTAGAAGGATTGAATGAGGAAGTAGCAATGGAACTGGGTCGCATTTCTTCCAGAAACCTTGGTCGTGATGACAGAGTTATTGGTGACCATGGAAAGGAAGCTAG GTTTCCTTTCCTGGATGAGAATGTTGTGTCTTTCCTAAATTCCCTGCCGATTTGGGAAAAGGTAGACCTGACTTTGCCCCGTGGGGTTGGTGAGAAGCTCATTCTACGCCTTGCAGCTGTTGAACTTGGTCTCACAGCCTCTGCCCTTCTGCCGAAGCGAGCCATGCAGTTTGGATCTAGAATTGCAAAACTGGAGAAAATTAACGAGAAGGCATCTGATAAATGTGGAAGGCTCCAAATTCTACCTTAG